A portion of the Echeneis naucrates chromosome 5, fEcheNa1.1, whole genome shotgun sequence genome contains these proteins:
- the LOC115044198 gene encoding trichohyalin-like encodes MESSAETSQTGGTLKPKPGLAPKPRLTPKPFSLQKNTTIRSIHAPKTVSTTSRSTTNQTGKSEATGVARPPSLTTHALNPLQQITTSDSKPTSVTVHTKDKPKTTKESKTIPHEEDTPDSSRAPGKSDSASQTAPPKPEPVQKDDVIQTNHKASTDFVTNSEQKEGKKKEHETQKPLIQKPEESSSNSSSTPSPTYDWRGSRRGLSSELTSKFESGGQSPTPQPPLTTSTSRKKGDSNKPVSSNPEQSQKTTEPHSSDEGEVKEEYSGGGSIKRRISLLFDSSSRPGVMMKKEEPDILNRTGGVKERIKHWAAERSSETQKADMKPQVALRPRTWSSEPVTAPTAEKTNKTALVEPPSETQAVEPQPKVSPAEAEKSLDTSKERQGKEKESKSTESKVQPGNHSPSTTQTASNEVDSASGENAHCALKRNNVKRRSVHFGFVERDDGGPPVILGSASESSSEEEEEVQEQISEDEPEKDTSVSFPVFRKTAFLQQRNDEIHKQEEERIKLEFERRTEEDEQARLKLEEEYKREEERERHRLMEEEAERQKKEDWEGQMIKEHNIERQRMLEKEREGERLMELMWQRQRETERESQKQELRKQEEEKLSEEKKKERRMEVRERLKLREEGERLINEQVGYRFEKKLREEEINKEKQREEEWEKEWMRQTDSLGGEEEWGKEKEKEMELELMLKPKRWGSQAKRETSAAVQSWATSRVDNKEGDVLEPLNVWPMENKDTYSSGPTAAVDNPAKEEEERQVQGIVTNPSYILCIQ; translated from the exons ATGGAGAGCTCTGCCGAGACTTCCCAGACTGGAGGCACCTTAAAACCAAAGCCAGGTCTGGCCCCCAAACCTCGGCTCACTCCAAAGCCTTTCTCCCTGCAGAAGAACACCACCATTCGCTCCATCCATGCTCCAAAGACGGTCAGCACAACGTCCAGATCAACAACAAACCAGACTGGAAAATCTGAAGCCACAGGTGTCGCCAGACCACCAAGCCTGACCACCCATGCTCTGAACCCTCTTCAACAAATCACCACCTCTGATTCCAAACCCACCTCTGTAACTGTTCACACCAAAGATAAACCAAAAACTACCAAAGAAAGTAAAACAATTCCACATGAAGAGGATACTCCAGATTCTAGTCGCGCTCCAGGAAAATCTGATTCTGCCTCACAAACCGCTCCACCCAAACCCGAGCCGGTCCAAAAAGACGATGTCATCCAAACAAACCATAAAGCATCCACAGATTTTGTAACTAACTCAGaacagaaagagggaaaaaagaaagagcatgAAACCCAGAAACCTCTCATCCAAAAGCCAGAAGAATCAAGCAGCAACAGTTCTTCGACACCCAGTCCAACATATGACTGGCGAGGCAGCAGGAGGGGTCTGTCCTCAGAGCTCACCTCAAAATTTGAGTCAGGGGGTCAGTCTCCGACACCCCAGCCCCCATTAACTACATctacaagcagaaaaaaaggtgaTTCAAACAAGCCTGTGTCCTCCAACCCAGAGCAGagtcagaaaacaacagaaccaCACAGCAGTGATGAAGGGGAAGTGAAGGAGGAATACAGTGGAGGGGGAAGCATAAAAAGAAGAATCAGTCTTCTTTTCGACTCCTCGTCAAGGCCAGgggtgatgatgaagaaagaGGAGCCAGATAtcttaaacagaacaggaggtGTAAAGGAGCGCATTAAGCACTGGGCAGCAGAAAGAAGTTCTGAGACTCAGAAGGCTGATATGAAGCCTCAGGTTGCACTCCGACCTCGCACTTGGAG CAGTGAGCCTGTTACTGCtccaacagcagagaaaacaaacaaaacagcacttgTTGAGCCTCCTTCAGAGACACAGGCCGTGGAGCCACAGCCAAAGGTTTCCCCAGCTGAAGCAGAAAAGTCTTTGGATACCTCAAAAGAGAggcaaggaaaggaaaaggagagcaaATCAACAGAGAGTAAAGTCCAACCAGGCAATCACAGCCCATCTACAACCCAAACTGCCAGCAATGAGGTGGACTCAGCTTCAGGTGAAAATGCCCACTGTGCTCTAAAGAGAAACAATGTGAAACGGCGCTCTGTTCACTTTGGTTTTGTGGAGAGAGATGATGGTGGGCCTCCAGTTATCCTGGGCTCAGCGTCTGAATCAagctcagaagaagaagaggaagtacAAGAACAGATATCGGAAGATGAACCTGAAAAGGACACCTCAGTGTCTTTCCCTGTCTTCCGAAAAACAGCATTTCTCCAGCAGAGGAATGATGAGAttcacaaacaggaagaggaacgAATAAAACTGGAATTTGAACggagaacagaggaggatgAACAGGCCAGACTTAAATTAGAAGAGGAATATAAACgagaggaagaaagggaaagaCATAGGTtgatggaggaggaagctgaaagacagaagaaggaGGATTGGGAGGGGCAAatgataaaagaacacaataTAGAAAGGCAAAGAATGctagaaaaagagagggaaggagaaagatTAATGGAGTTGAtgtggcagagacagagagagacagaaagagagagtcaAAAGCAAGAGCTgaggaagcaggaagaggagaaacttagcgaggagaagaaaaaagagagacgGATGGAGGTAAGAGAAAGATTGAAGCttagagaggagggggagaggttGATTAATGAGCAGGTGGGATACAGATTTGAAAAGAaactgagagaggaggaaattaacaaagaaaaacaaagagaggaggagtgggaaAAAGAGTGgatgagacagactgacagcttggggggagaagaagagtgggggaaagaaaaggagaaagaaatggaaTTGGAGTTGATGC TCAAACCAAAGAGGTGGGGCTCCCAGGCTAAAAGAGAAACAAGTGCAGCTGTGCAGAGCTGGGCAACCAGTCGTGTGGACAACAAGGAAGGAGATGTGCTGGAGCCCCTGAATGTATGGCCTatggaaaataaagacacataCAGCTCCGGGCCCACAGCAGCTGTGGACAATCCagccaaggaggaggaggagag GCAGGTCCAGGGGATAGTGACCAATCCGTCCTATATTCTCTGCATACAATAA
- the LOC115044063 gene encoding uncharacterized protein KIAA1671-like isoform X2 — protein MDYVSWASWMDYFHQLWTQINNYNIIRQDKDTDALIDSEPDQQNGDHGQTSETDSPNHITDQVPEISPHDVYITDFHREPELALFPESSTPLLDTSVQRSKGEVGKRRLRTRPSRSLRAGLTQRETMDWRACDTTDRKEASSTPKDSDSEEEQPKTKMVCSPPTNSQRVPMFPGLSPAALIAQLKRKTGGEEKQEDKRREERESQHEEKSPTPSQLSQSPRSPAHLAGAAWVLPPISSTDKGANSSPAWLKELKTKKRLSQHGGES, from the exons ATGGATTATGTCTCATGGGCTTCTTGGATGGATTATTTCCACCAGCTATGG ACCCAGATTAACAACTATAATATAATCAGACAAGACAAAGACACTGATGCTTTGATAGACAGTGAGCCAGACCAGCAGAATGGGGACCATGGACAGACATCTGAAACTGACAG tcCAAACCACATCACTGACCAAGTTCCTGAAATCTCCCCTCATGATGTTTATATCACTGACTTTCACAGAGAGCCAGAGTTGGCTCTTTTTCCTGAG AGCTCCACTCCTCTCCTCGACACCAGTGTGCAGAGATCCAAGGGAGAGGTGGGTAAGAGGCGACTTCGAACACGTCCGTCACGCTCGCTCCGCGCAGGCTTGACTCAGAGGGAGACCATGGACTGGAGGGCTTGTGACACCACAG ATCGAAAAGAAGCATCTTCTACACCCAAGGACTCAGATTCTGAGGAGGaacagccaaaaacaaaaatggtctGTTCTCCTCCTACAAACTCACAAAGAGTCCCCATGTTCCCTGGTCTGAGCCCTGCGGCCCTGATT GCtcaattaaaaaggaaaacaggtggagaagagaaacaggaagacaagaggagagaagagagagaaagtcagcATGAGGAAAAGTCACCAACACCATCACAACTCTCCCAGTCTCCTCGCTCTCCCGCTCATCTTGCAGGGGCTGCATGGGTGTTACCACCCATAAGCAGCACAGACAAAGG TGCCAACTCTTCTCCTGCTTGGCTGAAAGAACTGAAGACTAAAAAGCGTCTGAGTCAGCATGGTGGGGAGTCTTAG
- the LOC115044063 gene encoding uncharacterized protein KIAA1671 homolog isoform X1: MQYLGGKLSAAQLQVAGWVGSVRRSFQDALELVWGTAEEKPEEEEKNEEEEEEGGYGGGRFQRAMTPIRSFARRSRRSLHRFSIRSRQTLQRRAPESCSTQINNYNIIRQDKDTDALIDSEPDQQNGDHGQTSETDSPNHITDQVPEISPHDVYITDFHREPELALFPESSTPLLDTSVQRSKGEVGKRRLRTRPSRSLRAGLTQRETMDWRACDTTDRKEASSTPKDSDSEEEQPKTKMVCSPPTNSQRVPMFPGLSPAALIAQLKRKTGGEEKQEDKRREERESQHEEKSPTPSQLSQSPRSPAHLAGAAWVLPPISSTDKGANSSPAWLKELKTKKRLSQHGGES, from the exons ATGCAATATTTGGGAGGGAAACTGTCAGCCGCTCAGCTGCAAGTTGCGGGCTGGGTGGGGAGCGTACGGCGCTCCTTCCAAGATGCTCTGGAACTAGTGTGGGGCACCGCAGAAGAGAAgccggaggaggaagagaagaatgaagaagaggaagaagaaggtggCTATGGAGGAGGAAGGTTTCAGAGAGCCATGACACCGATTCGTAGCTTTGCCAGACGTAGCAGGAGGTCCTTGCACCGCTTCTCCATCAGAAGCCGGCAAACTCTACAGAGGAGGGCCCCTGAAAGCTGCTCT ACCCAGATTAACAACTATAATATAATCAGACAAGACAAAGACACTGATGCTTTGATAGACAGTGAGCCAGACCAGCAGAATGGGGACCATGGACAGACATCTGAAACTGACAG tcCAAACCACATCACTGACCAAGTTCCTGAAATCTCCCCTCATGATGTTTATATCACTGACTTTCACAGAGAGCCAGAGTTGGCTCTTTTTCCTGAG AGCTCCACTCCTCTCCTCGACACCAGTGTGCAGAGATCCAAGGGAGAGGTGGGTAAGAGGCGACTTCGAACACGTCCGTCACGCTCGCTCCGCGCAGGCTTGACTCAGAGGGAGACCATGGACTGGAGGGCTTGTGACACCACAG ATCGAAAAGAAGCATCTTCTACACCCAAGGACTCAGATTCTGAGGAGGaacagccaaaaacaaaaatggtctGTTCTCCTCCTACAAACTCACAAAGAGTCCCCATGTTCCCTGGTCTGAGCCCTGCGGCCCTGATT GCtcaattaaaaaggaaaacaggtggagaagagaaacaggaagacaagaggagagaagagagagaaagtcagcATGAGGAAAAGTCACCAACACCATCACAACTCTCCCAGTCTCCTCGCTCTCCCGCTCATCTTGCAGGGGCTGCATGGGTGTTACCACCCATAAGCAGCACAGACAAAGG TGCCAACTCTTCTCCTGCTTGGCTGAAAGAACTGAAGACTAAAAAGCGTCTGAGTCAGCATGGTGGGGAGTCTTAG